In Picosynechococcus sp. PCC 7002, the following are encoded in one genomic region:
- a CDS encoding HNH endonuclease, whose product MKTCIYCKTDKNDDEFTLEHVISQFLGGAQAPDYLKTRNVCATCNSNLGLFVDASFEKDFLVFNTLNEAAYSFFDPDSPTPLPLKNMGISDLIPPNMKEEEICECWIGPLGEQIYWIRPSDERMYWYSGGNPRTVKKVRTRAYFIWSERSQKNPIITWLSFEDAFNGRKVRKVSCTEVAGASLADIGFSEPDELDLKRIAYFNKKCSNGQERKNRLSMYLRYDVRFMAKLAIGLGHVLFGEKFDNSNYTKELHKALWYKEGDPEPGIVGRNNLGQDNEFLKKECGFTHGVTLTILPSSKYVVLNLNISRKMNWVIGIAEIEDVKECIGEDLKHGLCVLLFKPLGKGISLPLPELIAHNSNNILHPKLVEVKNLAGKGICYFENL is encoded by the coding sequence GTGAAAACCTGCATCTACTGTAAGACCGATAAAAATGATGATGAGTTTACATTAGAACATGTGATCTCACAGTTTTTAGGTGGCGCGCAGGCACCTGACTACCTGAAAACAAGAAATGTATGTGCTACGTGTAATAGTAATCTGGGGTTGTTTGTAGATGCATCCTTTGAAAAAGACTTTTTGGTTTTTAATACATTAAACGAAGCGGCATATTCCTTTTTCGATCCTGATAGTCCAACTCCACTTCCTTTAAAAAATATGGGGATATCTGATCTTATCCCTCCAAATATGAAAGAAGAAGAAATATGTGAGTGCTGGATTGGGCCTTTAGGTGAACAAATATATTGGATTCGTCCTTCGGACGAACGGATGTATTGGTACTCCGGGGGCAACCCAAGAACAGTAAAAAAAGTAAGGACCAGAGCCTACTTTATATGGTCAGAGCGATCTCAAAAGAATCCAATAATTACTTGGCTATCTTTCGAAGATGCGTTTAATGGTAGAAAAGTTAGAAAGGTGTCATGCACTGAAGTTGCAGGGGCTAGTTTAGCGGACATTGGCTTTTCTGAGCCGGACGAGTTGGATTTAAAACGGATTGCGTATTTCAACAAAAAGTGCAGTAACGGTCAGGAGCGAAAAAACCGATTGTCAATGTACCTTCGTTATGATGTTCGGTTTATGGCTAAGCTGGCAATTGGTCTTGGTCATGTCTTATTTGGAGAGAAATTCGATAATTCAAACTATACCAAAGAGCTACATAAAGCTCTTTGGTATAAAGAGGGCGATCCAGAGCCAGGCATAGTGGGTCGGAACAACCTGGGTCAGGACAATGAATTCCTAAAAAAAGAGTGCGGGTTCACGCATGGGGTAACGCTAACAATCTTGCCTTCTTCAAAATATGTCGTTCTTAATCTTAATATTTCAAGAAAAATGAATTGGGTTATAGGGATTGCTGAAATCGAAGATGTCAAAGAATGTATTGGGGAGGATTTGAAGCATGGGTTGTGCGTGCTGTTATTTAAGCCCCTTGGCAAAGGTATCAGTCTGCCGTTACCTGAGCTAATTGCTCACAACTCAAATAATATACTTCACCCAAAGCTCGTCGAAGTCAAAAATCTTGCCGGTAAGGGGATCTGTTACTTTGAAAACCTATGA
- a CDS encoding CDGSH iron-sulfur domain-containing protein, which produces MAKPTIAAKKPMTLELEAGDYFWCACGQSADQPFCDGSHKGTEFKPQKFTLEEKKKVTLCLCKHTQDPPFCDGSHAKL; this is translated from the coding sequence ATGGCTAAACCAACGATTGCAGCCAAAAAGCCCATGACGCTGGAACTTGAGGCCGGCGATTATTTCTGGTGTGCCTGCGGTCAATCTGCAGATCAACCCTTTTGTGATGGCAGCCACAAAGGCACGGAATTCAAGCCCCAAAAGTTCACCCTAGAAGAAAAGAAAAAAGTGACCTTGTGTCTTTGTAAGCACACTCAAGATCCACCGTTTTGTGATGGCAGCCACGCAAAACTATAG
- a CDS encoding pirin family protein, protein MIQLRPSAERGRGKLDWLESYFSFSFSQYYDPAHMNFSNLRVINEDYIAPGKGFATHGHRDMEIVTYVLEGELAHKDNIGNGSIIRPGDVQRMSAGTGILHSEFNPSSEQPVHLLQIWITPDQLGVEPSYEQTYFAPEEKENQLRIVASPDGRDRSVKIHQNASIYAALLSTGATVTHPLAAGRRAWLQIVKGSLTVNGVRMEAGDGAGISGETELIFAGQGAETEFLLFDLP, encoded by the coding sequence ATGATTCAACTCCGTCCCTCTGCTGAAAGGGGTCGTGGCAAACTAGATTGGCTAGAGAGCTACTTTAGTTTTTCGTTTTCCCAGTACTACGATCCGGCCCACATGAATTTTTCTAACCTGCGGGTGATCAATGAAGATTACATTGCCCCAGGCAAAGGATTCGCCACCCATGGCCACCGCGATATGGAGATTGTCACCTATGTCCTCGAAGGGGAATTGGCCCACAAAGACAACATTGGCAATGGTTCGATTATTCGCCCTGGGGATGTGCAACGCATGAGCGCAGGTACTGGCATTTTGCACAGCGAATTTAATCCCTCGTCAGAACAGCCTGTGCATTTATTGCAGATTTGGATTACCCCCGATCAACTGGGTGTAGAACCAAGCTACGAGCAGACCTATTTCGCCCCGGAAGAAAAAGAAAATCAGTTACGGATTGTTGCTTCCCCCGATGGCCGCGATCGCTCTGTAAAAATTCACCAGAATGCTTCGATTTACGCGGCACTGCTCTCTACCGGAGCCACGGTTACCCATCCATTAGCGGCGGGCCGTCGTGCTTGGCTACAAATTGTCAAAGGAAGCCTCACGGTTAATGGCGTTAGGATGGAAGCGGGCGATGGCGCTGGCATTAGTGGTGAAACAGAACTGATTTTTGCAGGTCAAGGGGCCGAGACGGAATTTTTATTGTTTGATTTGCCCTAG
- a CDS encoding LysR family transcriptional regulator, translated as MDKLASLYAFTQVVEAGGFAAAARQMNVGRSAVNKLVIALENQLQVQLLHRSTRKVTPTPTGLAFYEKCVQILADLEEAELAASQLHGEPKGLLRINAPMTFGQMQVAPLVAKFMAQYPQVQIQLTLEDRFVDAIAEGYDLVIRIAEPVESASLISHPLCETKLILCAAPSYLERHGIPQSPGDLAHHNCLRYGPTGNTWHLVGPQGEVSVNVSGSFCANNGEALAIAAAAGLGIAQLPQFILDAAPWTEQLTVVLPEYNHRTLSTYALYPINRHLSTKVKLLCEFLQQHLAAADPSG; from the coding sequence ATGGATAAATTAGCCAGTCTGTATGCTTTTACCCAGGTGGTGGAAGCGGGAGGATTCGCGGCGGCGGCGCGGCAGATGAATGTTGGGCGATCGGCGGTGAATAAACTGGTGATTGCCCTCGAAAATCAACTCCAAGTGCAACTCCTCCACCGCAGTACCCGCAAGGTAACACCGACTCCTACGGGCTTGGCCTTCTATGAAAAATGTGTCCAGATTTTGGCGGATCTAGAGGAGGCAGAGTTAGCTGCATCACAACTCCACGGGGAACCCAAAGGCTTGTTACGGATAAATGCGCCGATGACCTTTGGCCAGATGCAGGTGGCGCCCCTCGTGGCAAAATTCATGGCCCAATATCCCCAGGTGCAGATCCAACTCACCCTAGAGGATCGGTTTGTGGATGCGATCGCCGAAGGCTATGACCTCGTGATTCGGATCGCTGAACCCGTCGAATCGGCCAGTCTCATTAGTCATCCCCTCTGTGAGACAAAATTAATCCTCTGTGCGGCCCCCAGCTACCTAGAACGCCATGGTATCCCCCAAAGTCCTGGGGATCTGGCTCACCACAACTGTTTGCGCTACGGCCCCACAGGCAATACCTGGCATTTGGTCGGCCCCCAAGGGGAAGTTTCTGTTAACGTGTCCGGCTCTTTTTGTGCGAACAACGGTGAAGCATTGGCGATCGCCGCGGCAGCGGGCCTAGGCATTGCCCAGTTACCCCAATTTATCCTCGATGCAGCCCCCTGGACAGAACAACTCACGGTGGTCTTGCCTGAATACAATCACCGCACCCTCAGTACCTATGCCCTCTATCCCATCAATCGCCATCTTTCCACCAAGGTAAAACTCCTGTGCGAATTTCTCCAGCAACACCTTGCTGCTGCTGATCCTTCAGGCTAA
- a CDS encoding MlaD family protein: MRSRTLKEGSLGLFIFAGLSLLGVVLIWLTGATLGKRTYSINVRFDNANAMQEGAIVRYRGLEVGRIIDVQPSSNGVEIQIQIQTPDLIMPREVVVEANQGGLIGETSLEIIPQTELTQAEMAQSPFAADCPEKGAILCDGTTLEGVIGVSFEQVLRNTTKFSELYGDPEFFEIVRTLADNSSDAAAQVAILTEELALLSQEVRGEVDNFAENAQAISDAAVTSSNQLNRTLEQVNTLTGNFNSLVVENRQALVGTLNSIGRTSDQMQRTLASFDTTLDTVNQNLSAANTEEILDNLTVLTANAATASENLKDVSTALNDPTNVLMLQKTLDAARVTFENTQKITSDLDELTGDPQFRKNLIDLVNGLSQLVSSTDQLQQQIQVANRIEQQRPIYNQQRQISLRSKSQNPDQGQSRN, from the coding sequence ATGCGATCGCGTACCCTCAAAGAAGGCTCCCTCGGTTTATTTATTTTCGCTGGACTCTCCCTGCTCGGCGTCGTGCTCATCTGGCTGACAGGGGCAACCCTGGGGAAACGCACTTATTCGATTAATGTCCGCTTTGACAATGCCAATGCGATGCAAGAGGGGGCGATCGTCCGCTACCGGGGCCTGGAGGTGGGGCGCATCATTGACGTACAACCTTCTAGCAATGGCGTTGAGATCCAAATTCAAATCCAAACCCCCGATCTGATCATGCCGCGAGAGGTCGTGGTCGAGGCCAACCAAGGGGGACTTATCGGAGAAACCTCCCTCGAAATTATTCCCCAAACAGAATTAACCCAAGCAGAAATGGCCCAGAGTCCCTTCGCAGCGGACTGCCCGGAAAAAGGAGCAATTCTCTGTGATGGTACAACCCTAGAGGGGGTGATCGGGGTGAGCTTCGAGCAGGTGCTCCGCAACACCACTAAATTTAGTGAACTGTATGGTGATCCAGAGTTCTTTGAAATTGTGCGTACCTTGGCAGACAATTCCAGTGATGCGGCGGCCCAGGTGGCGATCCTTACCGAAGAATTAGCGCTGTTATCTCAGGAAGTGCGGGGGGAAGTGGATAATTTTGCCGAGAATGCCCAAGCCATTAGTGATGCGGCAGTGACCAGTTCCAATCAACTCAACCGCACCCTCGAACAGGTGAATACGCTAACAGGGAATTTTAATAGCCTTGTGGTCGAAAATCGCCAGGCCCTGGTGGGTACCCTCAATAGCATTGGGCGCACCAGTGATCAAATGCAGCGTACTTTGGCTTCCTTTGATACAACCCTCGATACGGTCAATCAAAATCTCAGTGCAGCAAATACCGAGGAAATTTTGGATAATCTCACGGTGCTAACGGCCAACGCGGCAACGGCTTCGGAAAATCTCAAGGATGTCTCAACGGCTCTGAACGATCCAACCAATGTGTTGATGTTGCAAAAAACCCTTGATGCAGCCCGGGTCACCTTTGAAAATACTCAAAAAATCACCTCAGACCTGGATGAGCTAACCGGAGATCCGCAGTTTCGGAAAAATCTCATTGATTTGGTGAATGGTCTCAGTCAGTTGGTTTCCTCGACGGATCAACTGCAACAACAGATTCAGGTGGCTAATCGCATTGAGCAACAGCGCCCCATTTATAACCAGCAACGACAAATCTCGTTACGCTCCAAGTCCCAAAACCCAGACCAAGGTCAGTCCAGAAATTAA
- a CDS encoding ABC transporter ATP-binding protein — translation MVATQAEPLIELRGISKAFGSNVILDDVDLSIYRGEALVIIGPSGTGKSTILRIIAGLLAADAGDIYINGIKRRGLIEDGNDPIGISMVFQQAALFDSLTVAENVGFLLYQHSNLSARTIRELVEERLDMVGLSGVGDRYPSQLSGGMRKRVSFARAIMANPDNPKDNPEIILYDEPTAGLDPIASTVIEDLVRHLQQMQGVCGTYVMVSHQDSTIRRTADRVIFLYGGKIQWTGTVAEIDQTDNPLVRQFFDAAVEGPIKVIG, via the coding sequence ATGGTTGCCACCCAAGCCGAACCCTTGATTGAATTGCGGGGAATTTCCAAGGCCTTCGGGTCAAATGTCATTCTCGATGATGTTGACTTGAGCATTTATCGGGGAGAAGCCCTCGTGATTATTGGCCCCTCTGGTACGGGGAAATCCACCATCCTGCGAATTATTGCGGGACTACTGGCAGCAGATGCAGGGGACATTTATATCAATGGCATCAAGCGCCGGGGACTGATCGAGGATGGTAACGATCCCATTGGGATCAGCATGGTCTTCCAGCAGGCGGCCCTCTTCGACTCCCTCACCGTGGCGGAAAATGTCGGTTTTTTGCTCTATCAACATTCAAACCTGTCTGCGAGAACCATTCGCGAATTGGTAGAAGAACGGTTGGATATGGTGGGGTTGTCAGGGGTCGGCGATCGCTACCCATCCCAACTCTCTGGGGGGATGCGCAAACGGGTTAGCTTTGCCCGGGCAATCATGGCCAACCCCGATAATCCCAAGGACAATCCCGAAATTATTTTGTACGATGAACCCACCGCTGGCCTTGATCCCATTGCCTCAACGGTAATTGAAGATCTCGTGCGCCATCTCCAGCAAATGCAAGGGGTTTGTGGCACCTACGTGATGGTCAGCCACCAGGACAGCACGATTCGTCGCACCGCTGATCGGGTTATTTTTCTCTATGGCGGTAAGATCCAATGGACGGGGACAGTGGCAGAAATTGACCAGACCGATAATCCCCTCGTGCGCCAGTTTTTTGACGCGGCGGTGGAAGGCCCCATTAAAGTTATCGGCTAA
- a CDS encoding DUF3153 domain-containing protein, with amino-acid sequence MMPVKSVIRLLSLCCVCVLCLAGCVDYDVEIAFDHQHHGEIHQHLQLGDEFTNFNQQEAKHWLKSVEKRARGLHGSTQRLSTQELDVRIPFHNGADLVEKFNDFFNPEGQNLQATDLDLVQLKSAIALEQKNWLLFERNRATLDVDLRALGVLSQRGSLILSPGSLLDLDVSLKTPLGARVINRNTTAAPVTRKEGDRLIWTLQPGQLNHLEVAFWVPSWVGLGSGGLIALLFLGYYLKYRRLPV; translated from the coding sequence ATGATGCCTGTGAAATCTGTGATCCGATTGCTGAGTCTCTGTTGTGTGTGTGTCCTCTGCCTGGCGGGTTGTGTGGACTATGATGTGGAGATCGCCTTCGACCACCAGCACCATGGCGAAATTCACCAGCATCTCCAGTTGGGGGATGAGTTTACGAACTTTAATCAGCAAGAAGCAAAGCACTGGCTCAAAAGTGTGGAAAAACGCGCCAGGGGGCTCCATGGTTCTACCCAGCGGCTCTCGACCCAGGAGTTGGATGTACGAATTCCCTTCCACAATGGGGCAGATTTAGTAGAAAAGTTCAATGACTTTTTTAACCCGGAAGGACAAAATCTCCAGGCGACAGATTTAGATTTGGTACAACTCAAATCGGCGATCGCCCTTGAACAAAAGAACTGGCTTTTGTTTGAACGTAACCGAGCCACTTTGGACGTAGATTTGCGGGCCTTGGGCGTTTTGTCCCAGCGGGGCAGTTTGATCCTCAGTCCCGGTTCCCTCCTGGATTTAGACGTCAGCCTAAAAACGCCTTTGGGAGCACGGGTGATTAATCGCAACACAACGGCGGCGCCCGTCACCCGCAAGGAAGGCGATCGCCTAATTTGGACATTACAACCGGGGCAGCTCAATCATCTGGAAGTGGCCTTTTGGGTGCCCAGTTGGGTGGGCCTTGGCTCCGGGGGCTTAATCGCATTGTTATTCCTGGGTTATTACCTAAAATATCGCCGTTTGCCAGTGTAG
- a CDS encoding metallopeptidase TldD-related protein: MYEDPTIGVSACPFDDEGTPTQKKTFIENGIVQQFYWDRQWAARGNAEAQGNGFRGGLSRPSPDMVNFCMGAGKTPLTELIKGMKEGVIVDQVLGAGQSNQLAGEFSVNLDLGYKVENGEIVGRLKNTMVAGSIFEAFADLVDFSDTCEWVGGSAYMPAILFGKLGVASRAV, from the coding sequence ATTTACGAAGATCCGACCATCGGTGTTTCCGCCTGTCCCTTTGATGACGAAGGTACCCCCACCCAGAAAAAAACCTTTATCGAAAATGGTATTGTCCAGCAATTCTATTGGGATCGCCAGTGGGCCGCCCGGGGCAACGCCGAGGCCCAGGGGAACGGTTTCCGGGGCGGTCTTTCTCGTCCCAGTCCCGACATGGTGAATTTCTGCATGGGGGCCGGGAAAACCCCGTTAACGGAGCTGATCAAGGGCATGAAGGAAGGCGTGATCGTTGATCAAGTGTTAGGAGCGGGTCAGTCTAATCAGCTAGCTGGAGAATTTTCCGTGAACCTCGACCTCGGTTACAAAGTCGAAAACGGCGAAATTGTCGGTCGTCTGAAAAATACCATGGTGGCGGGCAGCATCTTCGAGGCCTTTGCAGATTTAGTTGATTTTAGTGACACCTGCGAATGGGTTGGTGGTAGTGCTTATATGCCAGCGATTCTGTTCGGCAAGTTGGGGGTTGCGTCCAGGGCGGTTTAA
- a CDS encoding PmbA/TldA family metallopeptidase has translation MVVEQILDLAKQKGIEAEVYYRSSRDTPIDFENNRLKSLETKASQGVALRVVVDGKLGFASATDLTRLEDVVDAAIATAEIGDPVDFEFAKDFQGVVPESDYVLPETAKLVKIGETLIEKVRAYNDDILVSAGFHIRSGQTKLATTSGVYGERNSKIVSASLGGNLVQGEDFLNAYGYDVAKDGEPDYDKILATLIEKYTNAEKAAQITSGQYPVLFTPRAALSAIGGLFDTILSGQVVVQKASPLAGKMANNSLAIA, from the coding sequence ATGGTAGTTGAGCAAATCCTGGATCTCGCCAAACAGAAGGGTATCGAAGCGGAGGTGTACTACCGCAGTAGCCGTGATACTCCCATCGACTTTGAGAATAATCGCCTCAAGTCCCTCGAAACTAAAGCGAGCCAGGGGGTCGCCCTGCGGGTGGTCGTCGATGGAAAATTGGGCTTTGCCAGTGCCACGGATTTAACGCGCCTCGAAGATGTCGTCGATGCGGCGATCGCCACGGCAGAAATCGGTGATCCGGTGGATTTTGAGTTTGCCAAGGATTTTCAAGGGGTTGTCCCCGAAAGCGATTATGTGCTGCCAGAAACCGCGAAACTGGTAAAAATTGGCGAAACCCTCATCGAAAAAGTACGGGCTTACAACGACGATATTCTCGTCAGTGCGGGATTTCATATCCGCTCTGGTCAGACCAAACTGGCCACTACCAGCGGCGTCTATGGCGAACGCAACAGCAAAATTGTTAGTGCCAGCCTGGGCGGAAATCTTGTCCAGGGGGAAGATTTTCTCAATGCCTACGGTTACGATGTCGCCAAGGATGGGGAACCGGATTACGACAAAATCCTCGCCACCCTCATCGAAAAATATACCAACGCCGAAAAAGCAGCCCAAATCACCAGCGGTCAATACCCGGTGCTGTTTACCCCCAGGGCGGCCCTCAGCGCCATTGGCGGCCTGTTTGATACGATTCTCTCCGGTCAAGTGGTGGTGCAAAAAGCCTCGCCCCTCGCCGGAAAAATGGCGAACAACTCTTTGGCGATCGCCTAA
- a CDS encoding ribose-phosphate pyrophosphokinase has translation MSHSATLALQSVLQTPTDSNRLRIFSGSANLPLANEVARYLGMDLGPMIRKQFADGEMYIQVQESIRGCDVYLIQPSCRPVNDHLMELLIMIDACRRASARQITAVIPYYGYARADRKTAGRESITAKLVANLITQAGAGRVLAMDLHSAQIQGYFDIPCDHVYGSPVIIDYLKSKNLEDIVVVSPDVGGVARARAFAKKLDDAPLAIIDKRRQAHNVAEVMNVIGEVKGKTAILVDDMIDTAGTLQEGARLLKKEGAKEVYACATHPVFSGPAVERLSSGLFEEVIVTNTIPVPADKQFEELTVLTVANLLGETIWRIHEESSVSSMFR, from the coding sequence GTGAGCCACTCCGCCACCCTCGCCTTACAATCTGTTCTGCAAACCCCCACCGATAGCAACCGTCTCCGGATTTTTTCGGGATCGGCGAATTTGCCCCTAGCCAACGAAGTGGCCCGTTATCTGGGCATGGATCTTGGCCCCATGATCCGGAAGCAGTTTGCCGACGGTGAAATGTACATCCAGGTGCAAGAGTCGATCCGGGGTTGCGATGTTTACCTCATTCAACCCTCCTGCCGTCCGGTCAACGATCACCTGATGGAACTGTTGATCATGATCGATGCCTGTCGTCGGGCTTCGGCACGCCAAATCACAGCGGTGATCCCCTACTACGGCTATGCTCGCGCTGACCGCAAAACCGCTGGTCGCGAATCCATTACAGCGAAACTGGTGGCTAACTTGATTACCCAGGCAGGGGCCGGTCGGGTGCTGGCGATGGATCTCCATTCGGCGCAAATCCAAGGGTATTTTGATATTCCCTGTGACCATGTCTACGGTTCCCCGGTGATCATTGACTATCTCAAAAGCAAAAATTTAGAGGATATTGTGGTGGTCTCTCCCGATGTGGGGGGGGTGGCGCGGGCGCGGGCCTTTGCTAAAAAGTTAGACGATGCGCCCCTGGCCATTATTGATAAACGTCGCCAGGCCCACAATGTCGCCGAAGTGATGAACGTCATCGGGGAAGTTAAAGGAAAAACCGCGATCCTTGTTGATGACATGATCGACACCGCTGGGACGCTCCAGGAAGGGGCCAGACTATTGAAGAAGGAAGGGGCCAAGGAAGTGTATGCTTGTGCGACCCATCCAGTCTTCTCTGGGCCTGCGGTGGAACGGCTCTCTAGTGGCCTGTTTGAGGAAGTTATCGTAACCAATACGATTCCGGTGCCTGCCGATAAGCAATTTGAAGAACTGACGGTGCTGACGGTGGCCAATCTCCTCGGTGAAACCATTTGGCGCATCCACGAAGAAAGTTCTGTGAGCAGTATGTTTCGGTAA
- the bioD gene encoding dethiobiotin synthase gives MLQNCLLIAGTDTEVGKTVVSSALIAYWRHFLPFSRLGVIKLLQTGIGDRQWYEKFCDGGTVLKVPLEYETPVAPPVAARLEGKAIDLGIVWQELQDLRNAQDFVIAESLGSLGSPVTDELTVADLAGQWKLPTLLVVPVKLGSIGQAIAQVSLARERKVNLKGIILSCGTPEAMGQIEALTPPTMVQQFTQIPVLGVMPYAENLLDAQALAKVAANWHLEQLVSKEHLRPQAPLSQ, from the coding sequence ATGCTGCAAAATTGCTTGTTAATCGCGGGAACAGACACGGAAGTGGGGAAAACAGTGGTCAGCTCGGCCCTGATTGCCTATTGGCGTCATTTTCTTCCTTTTTCTCGGCTAGGGGTAATCAAACTACTCCAGACAGGGATCGGCGATCGCCAATGGTACGAAAAATTCTGTGATGGGGGAACAGTTCTCAAGGTGCCTTTGGAGTATGAAACCCCGGTTGCGCCCCCGGTGGCCGCTCGCCTAGAGGGAAAAGCCATTGATCTGGGAATCGTCTGGCAGGAGCTCCAGGATTTGAGGAATGCTCAAGATTTTGTCATTGCTGAGTCCCTGGGGAGCTTAGGATCGCCTGTAACTGACGAGTTGACGGTGGCAGATTTGGCAGGGCAATGGAAGTTGCCGACGCTGTTGGTGGTGCCAGTGAAATTGGGTTCTATTGGCCAGGCGATCGCCCAGGTGAGTTTGGCGCGGGAACGGAAGGTCAATCTCAAGGGAATCATCCTCAGTTGCGGTACCCCCGAAGCCATGGGACAAATTGAAGCTTTGACGCCACCGACCATGGTGCAACAGTTCACCCAAATCCCGGTGCTTGGGGTGATGCCCTACGCTGAAAACCTGTTGGATGCCCAAGCCCTTGCCAAAGTTGCCGCCAATTGGCACTTAGAACAGTTGGTTTCTAAGGAACATTTGCGGCCCCAGGCTCCTTTGTCACAGTAA
- a CDS encoding ABC transporter ATP-binding protein: MLYIQDLVYHPAATPEPILQQVNLKLAPQEMGMIVGPSGSGKTTLLEILAGLAQQTQGQIRWQEQTLTNLHLQQLAGLVFQFPERHFCASTILEEVRFGHPELRLEQIQDALAEVGLENLDLKASPHALSGGQQRRLSLAVQLIRQPNLLMLDEPTAGLDWSMRSQLAKLLAKLKQHWTLLIVTHDPHELEAIADRCWHIDRGQVTVTKEPGAANVP; encoded by the coding sequence ATGCTCTACATCCAAGATTTGGTGTACCATCCTGCGGCAACGCCTGAGCCGATTTTGCAGCAGGTGAACCTCAAGTTAGCCCCCCAGGAAATGGGAATGATTGTGGGGCCGAGTGGCTCTGGGAAAACGACGTTACTCGAAATTTTGGCGGGCTTGGCCCAGCAGACCCAGGGGCAGATCCGCTGGCAAGAACAAACCTTAACAAATCTCCACTTGCAACAGTTGGCGGGCCTCGTGTTTCAATTTCCGGAGCGTCACTTTTGCGCCTCAACGATTTTAGAGGAAGTCAGGTTTGGCCATCCAGAATTACGCCTAGAACAAATCCAAGATGCTTTGGCGGAGGTGGGTCTCGAAAATTTGGATCTCAAGGCTTCACCCCATGCCCTGAGTGGCGGCCAGCAACGGCGTTTATCCCTCGCGGTGCAATTGATCCGCCAGCCAAACCTGTTGATGTTGGATGAACCGACGGCGGGCTTGGATTGGTCAATGCGATCGCAGTTGGCAAAATTACTGGCGAAACTCAAACAACATTGGACGTTGCTCATCGTCACCCACGATCCCCACGAGTTAGAGGCGATCGCCGACCGTTGTTGGCACATTGATCGGGGTCAAGTTACTGTGACAAAGGAGCCTGGGGCCGCAAATGTTCCTTAG
- a CDS encoding cofactor assembly of complex C subunit B, producing MADSGRNPLQYLPLTVGMIGGTMLMVNRLLTPALSDSQARSDVVGVILSAVLILTTLLWEQIQPKAPEAVILEGEEQFELAEDLPDAVKTELAWASHLLLTNTVTKSVVVYRDGETILRRGIFGAKKEFNIGAIAKRVLETQKAVYLVTLKMYPGRVEFDYLPENTQGIICQPLGETGLLVLGTNIPRSYTKQDENWVAALAEKLAIALAEV from the coding sequence ATGGCTGATTCTGGGCGCAATCCGTTGCAATATCTACCGCTTACCGTCGGGATGATCGGGGGAACTATGTTGATGGTGAACCGTTTACTGACTCCCGCCCTTAGTGATTCCCAGGCCCGTTCCGACGTGGTGGGGGTGATTCTCAGTGCTGTTTTGATTTTGACCACCTTGCTGTGGGAACAGATCCAGCCCAAGGCTCCAGAAGCGGTGATTCTAGAAGGAGAAGAGCAGTTTGAGCTGGCCGAAGATCTGCCGGACGCTGTCAAAACAGAACTGGCTTGGGCATCCCACCTACTGTTGACCAATACGGTGACGAAATCGGTGGTAGTTTACCGTGATGGCGAGACAATTCTGCGGCGGGGCATTTTTGGGGCGAAAAAAGAATTTAATATTGGGGCGATCGCCAAAAGAGTCCTCGAAACCCAAAAGGCAGTGTATCTGGTGACCTTAAAAATGTATCCGGGGCGGGTCGAATTTGATTATTTACCAGAAAATACCCAGGGCATTATTTGTCAGCCCCTCGGTGAAACAGGCCTCTTAGTTTTGGGGACAAATATTCCCCGCAGCTATACAAAACAAGATGAAAATTGGGTCGCAGCTCTTGCTGAGAAATTGGCGATCGCCCTTGCGGAGGTTTAG